In one window of Frigoriglobus tundricola DNA:
- a CDS encoding MASE1 domain-containing protein encodes MPLKLAGSTSQTALPVPRPPHAPVEKRTALGTGLSLLGTLLGIVALAAAYYFGTKFALCFVASDNYTAFLWPPTGIAVAGLFRAGLRYWPGLFIGALACQIQFHPAWVAIGIASGNAIGPVLTVLILKRFGFDLSGACRRALFLFVVAGLVGMTVTASNATFWRAAGGLPSTEWEAAWLVWWLGDTAGVLIIAPPLMTAVWPRANRKTARTTAGVLLTAALTALAFTDLVTVPVRAVLLLPPFMMLIWVGLTGRPRVGSLHVLAFVIVAIAGTAAGGGAYGHLPPVSKMLMLWVLTTTAALIVLAMTMTLAERERAETALAAAVADYQALVDGTPAAIVRYTADGTLTFVNETLCRLLECPRECLVGASVLDFIPDMPRAEAVADLPVGQRMTGPASGASGTFRCADGSSRWYRWTARLITTADGRSEYQAVGIDLTERRQAEQERAAIERKMQDAQRLEALGVLAGGVAHDFNNLLAGVLGHAELAVAVLPQGHPAREHIETVINGVAQAGGLTRQLLAYSGKGRFLLRSIDLNTLIVQTTELLRLTLPKKVTLTLSLAQGLPAVTGDDGQLRQVLMNLLINAGEAIGERAGTVTITTVSHELVLEAVSGGVYSPTAPGRFVELIVSDTGCGMDEATKARLFDPFFSTKFAGRGLGLSAVLGIIRGHGGGIRVDSRPGAGTQFTVLLPTTGSGPASVTTPPPAEALFAQPGRARKAPTEPMHASPERVAAAPPLQRVPEPKPAATVAPEPQDAKGVAIVADDEPTVLRVGELVLKQLGFEVLTATNGQEAMSAFDAHADRVRLVLLDLMMPVMDGTEVLAAIRARSSVPVILCSGYTAEAVPEELAGDAVTTFLQKPYSRAALQSALTAVGM; translated from the coding sequence GTGCCGCTGAAACTCGCAGGTTCCACGTCCCAGACGGCTCTTCCGGTCCCCCGGCCCCCGCACGCGCCGGTCGAGAAACGAACCGCGCTGGGAACGGGCCTGTCGCTCCTCGGCACGCTCCTCGGTATTGTGGCGCTCGCTGCGGCCTACTACTTCGGAACCAAGTTCGCCCTCTGTTTCGTTGCCAGTGACAACTACACCGCGTTTTTGTGGCCCCCGACCGGGATCGCGGTGGCCGGCCTGTTCCGGGCCGGCCTGCGGTACTGGCCCGGTCTGTTCATCGGCGCGCTGGCGTGCCAGATCCAATTTCACCCGGCTTGGGTCGCAATTGGCATCGCTTCCGGCAACGCGATCGGCCCGGTGCTGACGGTCCTGATCCTCAAGCGGTTCGGGTTCGACCTGAGTGGGGCGTGTCGCCGCGCGCTGTTTCTGTTCGTCGTGGCCGGCCTGGTGGGAATGACCGTAACCGCTTCGAACGCCACCTTCTGGAGGGCGGCGGGCGGATTGCCGTCAACCGAGTGGGAGGCGGCGTGGCTGGTCTGGTGGCTCGGCGATACGGCCGGCGTGCTGATCATTGCGCCACCACTGATGACGGCCGTCTGGCCGCGCGCGAACCGGAAGACCGCTCGAACGACCGCGGGCGTCCTGCTGACGGCCGCACTCACCGCTCTGGCCTTCACCGATCTGGTGACCGTGCCGGTCCGCGCGGTTCTGCTGTTGCCCCCATTTATGATGCTCATCTGGGTGGGCCTGACCGGCCGGCCGCGGGTCGGATCGCTGCACGTCCTCGCGTTCGTCATCGTCGCCATAGCCGGAACGGCGGCGGGCGGAGGGGCGTACGGTCACCTGCCACCGGTCAGCAAAATGCTCATGCTCTGGGTACTGACCACGACGGCCGCACTGATCGTCCTGGCGATGACTATGACGCTGGCCGAACGGGAACGGGCCGAAACCGCGCTCGCGGCCGCAGTAGCGGACTACCAGGCGCTGGTGGACGGCACCCCCGCCGCGATCGTGCGGTACACGGCGGATGGCACGCTCACGTTCGTGAACGAGACGTTGTGTCGGCTGCTCGAGTGCCCGCGCGAGTGCCTCGTCGGTGCGTCCGTGCTGGACTTCATACCCGACATGCCGCGGGCCGAAGCGGTCGCCGACTTGCCCGTCGGGCAGCGCATGACCGGCCCCGCCAGCGGCGCATCGGGCACGTTCCGCTGCGCGGACGGCTCGAGCCGATGGTACCGGTGGACGGCCCGGCTCATCACCACCGCCGACGGCCGCAGCGAGTACCAGGCCGTCGGGATCGACCTGACCGAACGGCGCCAGGCCGAACAGGAACGCGCGGCCATCGAACGCAAGATGCAAGACGCGCAGCGCCTGGAGGCGCTGGGCGTTCTGGCCGGCGGCGTCGCTCACGACTTCAACAACCTGCTCGCCGGCGTTCTCGGGCACGCCGAACTGGCCGTCGCCGTGTTGCCGCAGGGGCACCCGGCGCGCGAACACATCGAGACCGTGATCAACGGGGTCGCCCAGGCCGGCGGGCTGACGCGGCAGCTCCTGGCGTACTCCGGCAAGGGCCGGTTCCTGCTCCGCTCGATCGATCTCAACACGCTCATCGTTCAGACGACGGAGCTGCTCCGCCTCACCCTGCCGAAAAAGGTGACCCTCACCCTCTCTCTGGCCCAGGGGCTGCCCGCGGTGACCGGGGACGACGGACAGTTGAGGCAGGTGCTAATGAATCTGCTGATCAACGCCGGCGAAGCGATCGGTGAAAGGGCCGGCACCGTCACCATCACCACCGTCTCTCACGAACTCGTTCTGGAAGCGGTCAGCGGCGGCGTGTACAGCCCCACGGCCCCGGGGCGGTTCGTTGAGCTGATCGTCTCCGATACCGGCTGCGGGATGGACGAAGCGACGAAGGCCCGACTGTTCGACCCGTTCTTCTCCACCAAGTTCGCCGGGCGCGGGCTGGGGCTTTCAGCGGTACTGGGCATCATTCGAGGGCACGGCGGGGGCATCCGTGTTGACAGCCGCCCCGGCGCGGGGACGCAGTTTACGGTCCTGCTCCCGACGACCGGGTCCGGACCGGCCAGCGTGACAACACCCCCGCCGGCGGAGGCCCTGTTTGCTCAGCCCGGTCGCGCCCGCAAGGCGCCGACGGAACCGATGCACGCGTCCCCGGAACGAGTCGCTGCGGCCCCCCCGCTACAACGCGTTCCAGAGCCGAAACCCGCCGCGACCGTCGCGCCCGAGCCGCAAGACGCAAAAGGCGTTGCGATTGTCGCGGACGACGAGCCGACGGTCCTCCGGGTCGGCGAGTTGGTGCTCAAACAGTTGGGTTTCGAGGTGCTGACGGCCACCAACGGGCAGGAAGCCATGTCCGCCTTCGACGCACACGCGGACCGCGTCCGATTGGTCTTGCTCGACCTGATGATGCCCGTGATGGACGGCACGGAGGTGCTCGCTGCGATCCGGGCCCGGTCGTCGGTACCGGTGATTCTGTGCAGCGGCTACACGGCCGAAGCGGTACCCGAAGAGCTGGCCGGCGACGCGGTGACCACATTCCTTCAGAAGCCGTATTCCCGAGCCGCCCTCCAAAGTGCTCTCACCGCCGTTGGCATGTAA
- a CDS encoding serine/threonine-protein kinase codes for MGHVFLARHRVFGRRAAVKVVRPDRSGDERVRARFLREVRALGQLDHLNVVHGYDAGTVGRAYFLAMEYVPGPDLGQMLLSGETPPLGRACEFARQAALGLHHMHERGLVHRDVKPSNLSLAEDGRTLKVLDVGLVKNPMADTGEELTRAGWLVGTADYAAPEQVVDARAADHRADQYALGGTLYHMLSGDLPFPEGTPVARALRRVTEVAPPLSAKRPDVPSALAELVGRLLARRPEDRFPSARAVADALAPFATPLTHAADETVVNLGTSPALLTLPDRPQV; via the coding sequence ATGGGCCACGTGTTTCTGGCCCGTCACCGCGTCTTCGGCCGCCGCGCGGCCGTAAAGGTTGTTCGCCCCGACCGGAGCGGTGACGAGCGCGTCCGCGCGCGGTTCCTGCGCGAGGTCCGGGCGCTCGGACAACTCGATCACCTCAACGTGGTTCACGGGTACGACGCGGGGACCGTTGGCCGGGCGTATTTCCTGGCGATGGAGTACGTGCCCGGTCCCGACCTCGGCCAGATGCTCTTGTCCGGTGAGACGCCGCCCCTCGGCCGCGCGTGCGAATTCGCCCGACAAGCCGCGCTCGGACTGCACCACATGCACGAGCGCGGCCTCGTTCACCGGGACGTCAAACCCAGCAACCTGAGCCTGGCCGAAGACGGGCGGACGCTGAAGGTTCTCGACGTGGGACTGGTCAAGAACCCGATGGCAGACACGGGCGAGGAGTTGACACGGGCCGGGTGGCTGGTCGGGACGGCCGATTATGCCGCGCCCGAACAGGTCGTTGATGCGCGCGCCGCCGACCACCGGGCCGACCAGTACGCGCTGGGCGGAACGTTGTACCACATGCTCTCGGGCGATTTACCGTTTCCGGAAGGGACTCCGGTTGCACGGGCCTTGCGGCGCGTCACCGAAGTCGCCCCGCCGCTAAGCGCGAAGCGCCCGGACGTCCCCTCGGCTCTGGCGGAACTCGTTGGACGCCTGCTCGCCCGGCGCCCGGAAGATCGTTTCCCGTCCGCGCGAGCTGTTGCGGATGCGCTGGCCCCGTTTGCGACCCCGCTCACGCACGCCGCCGACGAGACGGTCGTCAATCTCGGCACCTCCCCGGCCCTTCTGACGCTCCCGGACCGACCACAGGTGTGA
- a CDS encoding APC family permease, translating to MADTQRTDRSPPPADERRFGYWAGHFVVVGSMIGTGILTTSGTILQKTGNPPALLGLWALGGVIALCGALTVAELATALPRPGGDYIFVREAYGRGAGFISGWATCALGFAAPVAVAAHAALTYLTTPYAADLAELLPPWIAVRLVPFGASALILVVAVIHARGHRHSAGLQAVATIVTAGVLLALALGGILFGRGDWRHLSAGGWPPASQWPVLAPWLILVGYSYSGWNGAGYLAGELRHPARTLPRCLVGGTLTVIVLYLAVNLAFVYALDPDQLKTLPEETVRPVAELATRALFGPEAARVVGASLGLCLVATVSAYILTGPRVALAMARDGVFPAFAARLHPTRGTPAAATLTLGVVSAGLVWAGSLEELLDYASVGLAALTGLTVASVFPLRRRADLPHPYRLPLYPLPPLVFLVFTGAVIGSVLADDQKRDTGLWSLATLLVGIPLSLLFPARPGRRAE from the coding sequence GTGGCAGACACGCAGCGGACCGACCGTTCGCCACCCCCGGCCGACGAGCGGCGGTTCGGTTACTGGGCCGGACATTTCGTTGTCGTCGGCAGCATGATCGGGACCGGAATTCTCACCACTTCGGGTACCATCCTTCAGAAAACCGGAAACCCGCCCGCCCTTTTGGGTCTGTGGGCACTCGGCGGGGTGATCGCCTTGTGTGGCGCCCTCACCGTTGCGGAACTGGCCACCGCCCTGCCCCGACCCGGCGGCGATTACATCTTCGTTCGCGAGGCTTACGGCCGCGGCGCCGGGTTCATCTCCGGGTGGGCCACGTGCGCCCTCGGATTTGCCGCGCCCGTCGCCGTCGCCGCCCACGCGGCCCTCACCTACCTCACGACCCCCTATGCCGCGGATCTGGCCGAGCTCCTGCCGCCCTGGATCGCGGTCCGGTTGGTCCCGTTCGGCGCGAGCGCGCTGATCCTCGTGGTCGCCGTCATTCACGCCCGGGGCCACCGACACAGTGCCGGGCTCCAGGCCGTTGCCACAATCGTCACCGCCGGCGTGCTCCTCGCGCTGGCCCTCGGCGGCATCCTTTTCGGCCGGGGCGATTGGAGGCACCTGTCGGCCGGCGGGTGGCCACCCGCATCTCAGTGGCCGGTGCTGGCCCCCTGGCTCATCCTCGTCGGCTACTCGTACTCCGGGTGGAACGGAGCGGGCTATCTGGCCGGCGAGCTCCGCCACCCCGCCCGAACTCTGCCCCGGTGCCTGGTCGGCGGGACCCTGACCGTCATCGTTCTGTACCTCGCGGTCAACCTGGCATTCGTGTACGCGCTCGATCCCGATCAGTTGAAGACCCTGCCGGAAGAAACGGTCCGCCCGGTTGCGGAACTCGCGACCCGTGCCCTTTTCGGGCCTGAGGCGGCACGGGTGGTCGGTGCGTCCCTCGGGCTGTGCTTGGTGGCCACGGTCAGCGCATACATTCTCACGGGACCGCGCGTGGCGCTGGCAATGGCCCGTGACGGAGTGTTTCCGGCGTTCGCAGCCCGCCTTCACCCGACACGCGGGACGCCGGCCGCGGCCACTCTGACGCTCGGTGTGGTGTCGGCCGGGCTGGTGTGGGCGGGTTCGCTTGAAGAACTGTTGGACTATGCCTCGGTCGGGTTGGCGGCGCTAACGGGTTTGACCGTCGCGAGTGTGTTTCCGCTCCGTCGCCGGGCCGATCTGCCTCATCCTTATCGATTGCCACTGTATCCGCTGCCGCCACTGGTGTTCCTTGTCTTCACCGGAGCGGTCATCGGGTCGGTGCTTGCAGATGACCAAAAGCGCGATACGGGGCTGTGGAGCCTCGCAACCCTTTTAGTGGGTATACCATTGTCACTGCTGTTCCCCGCCCGGCCGGGCAGACGGGCCGAGTGA
- a CDS encoding DUF4417 domain-containing protein: MAKVAEVQRKVSLPVISSCKECYWIEPCGGYHDREGLFSNTCFEKHCCGGNAACNFLCPANPRYIQMLNEVEGLRFNDLPVFAQRKLALPEYVPSVLHHSLHADPLNIPFAAIPPKEVLRIRGGRMEAVASTAAELRHRLLLSPQTRIVLNCIRQDNEIEKLWEYWVQDDIPELLAPLGIDAVIAPNFSHLRGVPRTEILGNRMRHLMCVRDMHAAGLNVIPHLSVVDPQDWDFWREWLKRNPNVKRVAFEFETGYKCRMDGIDAIGRLACVQKAIDRELHVVAVGGTQYRDEIRSLFKTSTFIDATPFSKTVRRQRGRIAAGQLAWSLWETADGEMLDELFANNFRVYTTWMTG; encoded by the coding sequence ATGGCGAAGGTGGCCGAGGTGCAGCGAAAGGTTTCGCTGCCGGTGATCAGTTCGTGCAAGGAGTGCTACTGGATCGAGCCGTGCGGCGGTTATCACGACCGCGAGGGGCTGTTCTCGAACACCTGTTTCGAGAAGCACTGCTGTGGCGGTAATGCAGCATGCAACTTTTTGTGTCCCGCAAATCCTCGTTACATCCAGATGCTCAACGAGGTCGAAGGGCTTCGGTTCAACGACCTTCCGGTGTTCGCGCAACGCAAACTCGCGCTCCCGGAATATGTGCCCTCGGTGCTACACCACTCTCTACACGCCGATCCGCTGAACATCCCCTTCGCCGCGATCCCGCCGAAGGAAGTGCTGCGGATTCGTGGCGGGCGTATGGAAGCGGTGGCTTCCACCGCGGCGGAATTGCGGCACCGCCTGTTGCTGTCGCCGCAAACGAGAATCGTGCTCAACTGCATCCGGCAGGACAACGAAATCGAGAAGCTGTGGGAGTATTGGGTTCAGGACGACATCCCCGAGCTGCTCGCCCCGCTCGGGATCGACGCGGTGATCGCACCGAATTTCTCGCACCTGCGCGGGGTGCCGCGGACCGAGATCCTCGGCAACCGGATGCGGCACCTGATGTGCGTGCGCGATATGCACGCGGCCGGCTTGAACGTGATCCCCCACCTCAGTGTGGTCGATCCGCAAGACTGGGATTTCTGGCGCGAGTGGCTGAAGCGCAACCCGAATGTCAAGCGCGTCGCGTTTGAATTTGAAACGGGCTACAAGTGCCGCATGGACGGGATCGATGCGATCGGACGGCTGGCGTGCGTTCAGAAGGCGATCGATCGTGAACTGCACGTCGTCGCGGTCGGCGGCACCCAATACCGCGACGAAATTCGCTCTCTGTTCAAGACCAGCACGTTCATTGATGCGACCCCGTTCTCGAAGACCGTGCGACGCCAAAGGGGGCGCATCGCTGCCGGGCAATTGGCGTGGAGTCTTTGGGAAACGGCCGATGGTGAGATGCTGGACGAGCTGTTCGCGAATAACTTCCGCGTCTACACGACGTGGATGACCGGCTGA